The DNA sequence CAACACGACACTCACGTTCCGCCCCTTCACCGTCTCGGTCTCCGACACCGCGGTCGCCGATCTGCAGGATCGCCTCGCCCGCACCCGCCTTCCCCAGTCGTCGCCCACGGACGACTGGGATGCCGGCACCCCCAACTCGTACCTGCGTGAGGCGATCGCAGCGTGGCGCGACTTCGACTGGGCCGCGGCGGAGCGGCGGATCAACGACGTCCCCCACTTCACGACCGAGATCGACGGGCAGACCATCCATTTCATCCACGTGCGCTCTCCGCATGACGGTGCGACGCCGATCCTCCTCGCGCACACCTACCCGGGGTCCGCCGTCGACTACCTCGACCTCATCGACGAGCTCGTCGACCCGGTCGCGCACGGCGGTCGTGCTGAGGACGCCTTCGACGTCGTCATCCCCGACGCGCCCGGCTACGGCTTCTCGCAGCCGCTCGCGTCGCCAGGCTGGACGACCGCGAGGGTCGCCGCCGCCTACGACCGTCTGATGCGGGGACTCGGTTACGAGTCGTACGGCATCCACGGCTCCGACAACGGAGCGATGGTCGCGCGCGAACTCGGTCTGCGGAATCCGGACGGGTTCCTCGGTCTGCACGTGCTGCAGCTGTTCTCGTTCCCGTCGGGCGACCCGACGGAGTTCGAGAAGCTGGAGCCGCAGGACTACGCCGCCCTTGAGCACATGCAGTGGTTCCAGTCGGTCGGCGGCTACAACGCCATGAACGCCTCGCGTCCGCAGACGGTGTCGGTGGGGCTGAGCGATTCCCCGGCCGGGCTGCTCGCCTACAGCGAGCTGTTCACCTCCTTCGGCAACGGGACTTCGCTCGTGCCGCTCGAGAAGATCCTGCTCGAGGTGAGCGTCACCTGGTTCGCGAACGCGGCGTCGGGCATGAGCCACAGCTACCTCGAGAACGCCAGGGCGGATGCCGCTGCCGAAGGCGCTGCGCCGAAGGTCAACGCGGCGCCGACCGGAGTCGCTGTGTTCGCCGACGACTTCCAGACCATCCGGGTGTTCGCCGAGCGCGACAACTCGAACATCGTGCACTGGAGCCGGTTCGACGAGGGCGGGCACTACGCCGCGCTCGAACGGCCGGCGGTGCTCGCCGCCGACATCCGCAGCTTCTTCGCCGGGCTCCGCTGACCGGACGCCGACGCCGGCTCCCCCGTATCCGCGGATGCGGGGGAGCCCTATGCTGACCCCATGATCGAGGAGTGGAGCGAGTTCCACGTCGCGATGGCCGGCGCTACCGCGGCCCTCGCCGGCCTCGTCATCGTGGCCGCCAGCGTGAACATCGCCGAGATCGTCAAGTCGCGCACCCTGACGGCTCGACTGCTCGCGGGGATCGCGGCGCTTCTCCTCGCCCTCACGGTCTGCGCTCTCGGTCTCGTGCCGCATATCGACGACATCTGGTTCGGGGCGCTGACGATCGTCGCGACTCTGCTCGCCGCGGTGTTCCAGGTCGACGTCACGCGGTTGATCGCCCGCGACCGGAGTCCGGCCGACCGGGCCAAGCCGCTCAAGTACCTGATCGGCTTCCTGCCGATAGCGGCGTACCTCGCGGCCGGAACGGCGGTGGTGCTGCAGCATCCGTCCGGGATGTACCTCGCCGCAGCCGGCTGTGTCCTGGCCGTGGTGTCGGCGATCGTCGTGTCGTGGGTGGCCCTGGTCGAGGTGCTGCGGTGAGGCAGACCTCCCCGGTCGTGTGCGGGCGTTCCTCTCGGGTCACCCGGTGACTGTGATCTGCGCCTCCGGCGAGCCGCCCGCTTCCATCCATGCCAGGGAGCGTTCGAGGATGCCGCGCAGCATGTCGAGGTCGATCGCGTCGAGATCCTTGATGTATAGACAGCTCGCGCCGGTCGTGTGCGGACCGAGCGCGCTCAGCGCTTCCGCATGTGCCTCGGCGCCATCGAACAGATAGATCGTCGTCGCAGCCGTCCTCGGCGCGAAGCCGAGGAGTGCGCTGTCGCCCTCCGTCCCTGTGGGGTATCGGTAGTGGCAGGATCCGAAGCCGATGACGGTGCCCCAGGTCTGCGGGTCTCGACCGGAGATCTCCTGCATGAGGGCGGTGAGCGTCTCGGCATCCCGTCGCCGGATCGCCGGCTTCGCTCGCGCGATCAATCCGGCGACGTCGTCACCCGTGGGTTTCACTCCTTGGCCGCCTTGGCGGCGGCCTTCATCGCCTTCTTGTGCTCGCGCACCTTCGTCAGCGACTCGGGCGAGACGATGTCGGCGACGCTGCGGAACGAACCGTCCTCCCCGTACGCGCCGGCGGCTTCGCGCCAGCCCGCGCCGGTGAAGCCGTACTGCTTCCCGAGGAGAGCGAGGAAGATCTTGGCCTTCTGCTCGCCGAAACCCGGAAGCGCCTTGAGGCGCCGCAGGACCTCTGCTCCGTCAGGATCCCCGTGCGTCCACAGGCCGGCTGCATCGCCGCCCCAGTTGTCGACGATGTCCTGACAGAGGGTCTGCACACGCGCGGCCATCGAACCGGGGAACCGATGCACCGCAGGACTCGTCCTGAAGGCTTCGAGGAACTCGTCGGGATCCATGCGCGCGATCGAGGCGGCGTCCGCAGCGCCGGTGCGCTGCTCGATCTTCAGCGGGCCGGCGAAAGCTGTCTCCATCGGCACCTGCTGGTCGAGCAGCATCCCGACGAGCAGAGCGAGGGGGTTGTCGGTGAGGAGAGCGTCGGCGGCGGTGTCTCCGGTGATGTGAAGGGCCATGCCTCCAGTGTGGCAGGGTGATCCGGAGCTCGCCGAGTCGGTCGCTCAGAGTCGCTGCAGTCGGGGGAGGGGCCCTTCGAGGCGAGCGATCGCCACCTTCACCTGGGAGAGTTCCTCCTCGATGCGCACGAACCTGTCGTCGAACTTCTCCTCGAGGTGCACGAACCGCGCGTCGATCTTTTCGAACCGTTCGTCGATCTTCTCGAACCGTTCCTCGATGCGTTCGAAACGGCCTTCCAGAGAGGCCGTCTGTCGTGCGAGCATCCGGTGCAGGCCGCCGAGCACGGTTGTGCAGAACGCGGCGAGGGAGACGATGATCCCGATCAGATCCGGCGACACGAGCATCCTCCCAGTCTGCGCGGATCGACCGCGCTTGTCAGGGGAACGACGATATGAAGCATCCGGGTGGCGAGAGACCGGAAACGGTCCGCGAACGCGCTGGCTGTGGAGAATCCGCGACAGCGGAGTCTGTGCAGAGGAGGTCAGTCAGGCCGTTGCGACGTCGTCGTCCATCGACGAGTGGGCCGGCTGCACCGGCTCGATGCCGTACAGCGTCGTGAGCGCGGCGGCGAACTCGTCGGCCCGACCGGAGGCCGCGAGCTCGTGCGCGCGAGCCGTCGGGGTGTGCAGCAGCACTCCGGTGAGATGCCGCAGAGCCTGCTCGACCCTGCCGTCCTCATCGCCGCGTGCGCGGGCGCGCTCGATCTCCGAGTCCAGGAGCGAGAAGATGTGCGATCGCAGGGCGATGACCGACGGCGTCACGCTCTGCCGACTCCCGACGACGTGGAAGGTGTCGGCGGCTTCGCGCACGACGGTGCGCGCGGCATCCGTCGCCTGGAGCTCTTCCAGCGGTGCGTGCAGGCTGATGGTCTCGAGGTCGAGCAGCGCGACACCCTCGAGGGAGGCGACGGCGGGGTCGACGTTGCGCGGCATGCCGAGGTCGATCACGAGCTGGCTGTGCGCGCCGACGGGGCATCCGAGGGACGCTGCACCGGTCGGCGCCTGCAGGTGCGCGGGGGTGAGCACGGGCTCGGTCGCGGTCGTGCAGGTGATGAGCAGGCTCGAGTGCGCGGCGGTGCGCGCGTAGTCGGCCGCGGGGACGGGGCGGATGCCGTGCTTCGCGGCGAACTTCTCCGCGCGGCCGGAGGGCGAGTAGACGGAGATGTCGACGGCGCCGCGCTCGCGCAGCGTGGCGAGGGTCACGGCCGCGTAGGCGCCGGTTCCGACGAGCAGCACGCGCTCGGCCGACCAGTCGGCGATACGGCTGTCGGCCAGTTCGAGAGCAAGGCGCACGAGCGATCGGCCGGCGCGGCCCAGCGCGGTGACGTTCTTGACCTTGCGCTGCGCCTGGCTCGCGCGCTGGAAGAGGCGCTCGAGCTCGGGGGAGGTGGTGCCCTCCTTGCGAGCGGCCTTGAGTGCGCGGCGCACCTGGCCGGCGATCTCACCCTCGCCCGACACGACCGATTCGAGGCCGGAGGCGACGGAGAAGAGGTGCTCGGCCACGCGGCGACCGGAGTGCACCTCGTAAGCGCCGTCGAGTTCGGCGGTGCTGATGCCGGTGGCGGATTCGACCGCTTCGAGTACGGCCTCGACGCCGATGGCGCCCGCAGCGGTGACGGGCTCATCCATCTCCACGTACGCCTCGAACCGGTTGCACGTCGCGAGGACGACCGCACCCTGCACGCACGACGCAGTGTCCACCACGGTGGAGGCGACGTCGTCGGGGGTGCGGCTCAGGCGTTCGAGCAGTTCGAAGGAGGCGGTCTTGTGACTCGCCGTGACACACAGCAGCACCCGACAAGTCTACCCCTCCTCGCGCACAGGTCGGCCTCCGTGAGGGATGGGAGGATGGACGCATGGCCCTCTCCGACGCTCCGCTGGTGCGCGCCCTCACCGGCCCCCGCCCCGATCGCACCCCTGTCTGGTTCATGCGGCAGGCGGGCCGATCGCTTCCCGAGTACCGCGAGCTGCGGGTGGGGACGCGGATGCTCGACGCGTGCCTCACTCCCGAGCTCGCCGCCGAGATCACGCTGCAGCCCGTGCGCAGGCACGGCGTCGACGCGGCCGTGTTCTTCAGCGACATCGTCATCCCGCTGCGCCTCGCCGGTGTGGATGTCGAGATCGAGCCGGGACGCGGTCCGGTCTTCGCGAACCCCGTGCGCACGGTCGAGGACGTCGATCGCATCACGGCCATCGACCCGGCATCCCTCGACGGCGAGGCCGTCGCCGAGGCGGTCCGCATCGTCACGGCCGAGCTCGGCGAGACGCCGCTGATCGGATTCGCGGGGGCTCCCTTCACCCTCGCCGCCTACCTCGTCGAGGGCGGTCCGTCGAAGGAGCACCTGCGCGCCAGGGCGATGATGCACGCCGATCCCGACGCCTGGAACCGCCTCGCGGGCTGGCTGGCCCGGGTCTCCCGCCGGTTCCTCGAGATCCAGCGCGACGCGGGGGCATCCGTCGTCCAGCTCTTCGATTCGTGGGCCGGCTCATTGAGCCGCGCGGACTACCTCGCCTTCGTGGCCCCGCACTCGCGCACGGCGCTGGAGGGCATCGGCATCCCGACCATCCACTTCGGGGTCGGCACCGGACCGTTCCTCGCGGACATGCGCCTCGACGGGATCGCCGACGGCGTCGGCGTGGACTGGCGGATGCCGCTCGACGAAGCGGCGGCGCTCGTCGGGCCCGAGACCTCGCTGCAGGGAAACATCGACCCGGCGCTGCTCTCGGCGCCGTGGCCGGTGCTCGAGGGGCACGTTCGCGATGTCGTCGAGCGCGGTCGTGCGGCGCGCGGTCACATCCTCAATCTCGGACACGGCGTCCCGCCCGAGACCGACCCCGATCAGCTCACCCGCATCGTGGAGCTCGTCCACTCCCTCTGAGGCCGCGCCGCTCGCGGCGGGGGCGTGAATCCACGGCCCTCCCGGACGGTCCGCTCAGGCGGCGGTGCGAGGATTGAGGGCATGAGCCACGAGCCCGCCCCCTCGGATCAGACGCCCCACCCCGACCCCGCGGAACTGGCAGAACGCGCATCGCACCGCCATGTCGTCGTGATCGGCGGGGGAGTCGGCGGACTCATCGCGGCCCGTGAGTGCGTCAAGGTCGGCATGCGCGTCACGGTGCTGGAAGCGGCGGATGCCGTCGGCGGCGCCATCCGCCGGGCCGAACTCGACGGCGTGGTGCTGGACGCGGGCGCCGAGAGCTACGCCACGCGAGGCGGGCACGTGCGGGCTCTCGTCACGGAGCTCGGCCTGGCCGACCGGATCGTGAGGCCCGCCGCGGGAGGGGCCTGGGTCTCCGGCATCCCGGGTGTGGGCGCGGCGCCGCTGCCGGCGGGCGGCATCCTCGGCATCCCGAGCAACCCCTTCCAGGAGGACGTGCGTCGAGTGATCGGATGGTCGGGCGTGTGGCGCGCGTATCTCGACCGCGTGCGCCCTCCGCTGACGATCGGGCACAGCCACAGTCTCGGCAAGCTGGTCGCGTCGCGCATGGGCGCCAAGGTGCGGGATCGTCTTGTCGCACCCGTCACGACGGGCGTGTACTCGGCGTCGCCGGATGACGTCGACGTCGACGCCGCAGCGCCGGGACTGAACGCGGCCCTCACGAGCGTCGGCTCTCTGTCGGGCGCCGTGCAGGCGCTCCGCGACGAGGGCGCGGCGAAGGCCGCGAAGGCGCAGACTCCCGGCGCGGCGGTCGAGGGGCTCGTCGGCGGCATGTCGGTGCTGTCCGACGCGCTCGTCGCAGACATCGAGAAGCTCGGCGGGGTCGTGCGCACCGGCATCCGTGTCACCGATGTCTCGCGTGACGGCGACGCCTGGACGGTGCGGACCGATGCCGATGCCGATGAGCACGCCGATCTCGCCGAGCTCACCGCCGACGGCGTCGTCGTCGCGACCTCGGAGTCCGTGGCCCGCGAGCTGCTCGTCGCTGCCGCACCAGCGCTCGCCGCGACCGAGACCGCGACCGCTCCCGAGATCGAGATCGTGACCCTGCTGCTTCGTGCGCCGTCGCTCCGCGGCGCGCCTCGGGGCACGGGGGTCCTGACGGTGCCGGGCAGCCACACCGCGAAGGCGCTCACCCATTCGACGGCGAAGTGGGAGTGGGTGCGTGAGGCCGCCGGAGACCGGCACGTCGTGCGGGTGTCGTTCGGCGCTCAGGGGGAGCCGGCCGCGACGTCGGCCCTCGACGACGACGGGGCCGCGCGGTTGGCGCTCCGTGAGGCGGCCGCTCTGCTCGGTCTCCCCTTGCGGGACGAGGACCTCGTGGCCGCGCATCGGTCGCGCTTCGTGCAGTCGCAGCCCGCCTCGATCATCGGGTCGGCGGAACGCCGTGACGCTGCGCGCACCGCCGTGCAGGCCGTCCCCGGACTCGCTGCCGTCGGCGCCTGGCTCGCCGGCACCGGACTGGCCCAGGTGGTGCCGGATGCCGTCGACGAGGCCGACCGGCTCCGCCGGGCGCTGCTCTGGGACTGAGCCGACGCGCCGCAGACGAGTGAGCGCGGCGCACGTGACCGCTTCGCGCCCATCTGTCAACCCTCCCCCCGATAGATGCCGAAAGCGGCATACGGCGTTACGCTGGACACCTGTCAGGCGGCGCCGAGCCGCCGGTTCGCCCATCGGCGTTCACACCGGAACAACGTGAGGAGACCCCATGAAGGGGAAGATCGGACTCGTCGTAGGACTCGGCGTGGGATACGTGCTCGGAACACGCGCAGGACGCGAGCGCTACGAGCAGATCAAGACGCAGTGGCTCAAGGTCTGGAACCTCGACCCGGTGCAGGAGCAGGTCGAGAAGGCGAAGGGATTCATCGGCGACAAGGCTGCTGCGGTCCCCGGCGCGATCTGGACCGGCGTGCAGAAGGTCGTGAAGTCGGCGAGCGGCAACGGCACCCCCGGCCAGCGCCTCGATTCCGCGGTCGCCGCGGGTCGCAAGGCGGCGGAGGACGTGGTCGACGCGACCGAGGATGCCGTGGACGAGGCCAAGGCGAACGCCGAGAAGCCCGCTGCGAAGAAGCCTGCCGCCAAGAAGCCGGCGTCGTCGTCTGCGAAGACCGGGAGCTGACATGGCTCGCGGATACCGCGATCGCGCCGAGGACAGCCTGCTGTCGCTGATCGGCGATCTGCCCGAACTCATCGGCAACCTCGTCAAGGCCGAGATCGACGCGGCGAAGGTGTGGATCTCGAAGACTGCGAAGGACGCCGGGATCGGCTCCGTCTGGTTCCTCGTCGCGCTGTTCTTCCTGTTCTGGGCCGTGCCGGTGATCCTCGTGTTCGCGATCGCGGGGTTGTCGTCGTGGTGGCCGGTGTGGCTCTCGGCGCTGGCCGTGCTCGGCATCCTGATACTCGCCGTGCTGTTCTTCGCGCTGCTCGGCATCCTGAAGTTCCGCAAGGTGCTCCGTCGCCAGAATCCCGCCCAGGCGGTCGGCGATGACATCCGAATCGTGAAGGAAGCCGGCGATGACGAACTCTGAGATCTCGCGGCGCCGCACGGCGCCGACCATGGACACGCTGCCGAAGACCGCCGTTCCCGCAGGGATCGCCGACGCCCGGGAGTCGGCGCGGGCCGAGCTGAAGGCCGCCCTCGCCGCGATCGAGGTCAAGGGCAACTTCCCGCGTCGCATCGACAAGGCGTCGAAGCGCGCCGTGGCGAAGGCACGCGTGTTCGCCGACCGGAACCCCGTGGCGGCGGTCGCGGCCGCGGTCGCGGTGGCCGCCGTCGTCGGGGGAGCCGTCTGGGCCATCGCCAGGGCCGTCTCGCGCTGACACGCCCCGTCGCCCCTGCGCGGAGGACGCGGTAGGACGAGACCCGCAGAGCGACACCGGGGGTTCGCCACCACTCCGCAAAAGGGGGCAGACTGGATTCATGTCCGTTGAGCACGAAGAGAACCCGTCCGGCTTCACTCTGTGGGCCGTGTGGCGACGCAATCCTGACGCCCCGGTGACCGAGGCCGACTCCACCGAACTCGAGACGATCGTCTCGTACATCGAGGATTCCGGCGTCACCGTGCGCGGTTTCTACGACGTCTCCGGGCTCAAGGCGGACGCCGATCTCATGGTCTGGCTGCACGGTGACACCGCCGAGGAGCTGCAGCGGGCGCTGCGTCGTCTGCGCCGCACGGAGCTGCTGCGCACGCTGCTGCCGGTCTGGAACGTCATGGGCGTGCACCGCGACGCCGAGTTCAACCGCTCTCACGTCCCGGGTTTCCTGCGCGGCGTCGAGCCGAAGGACTGGCTGTGCCTGTACCCGTTCGTGCGGACCCCGGAGTGGTACCTCGCGCCCGAGGGGGAGCGTCGCGCGATGCTCGCCGACCACGGACGCAAGGGGGCCGCGTTCACCGGTGTGATCGCGAACACGGTCGCCGCGTTCGCGCTCGGCGACTACGAGTGGATCCTCCCGATGGAGGCCGACGACGTGACCGACCTCGTCGACATGATGCGCGACCTGCGGTACACCGACGCGCGCCTGTTCGTGAAGGAGGAGGTGCCCTTCTACACCGGCCGCCGTCTGCGCTTCGACGAGATCGCGGACGTGCTGCAGTAGGTCTCCCATGAGCACTCCGTCTTCGCTGTCCTCCCCGATCCGGCTGGGCACCCGTCGCAGCGCGCTCGCGCAGGCGCAGTCCGGTCATGTCGCCGCCGCCCTCGAGAAGGTGTCGGGTCGCCGCGTCGAGCTCGTGCCGATCACGAGCGAGGGCGACACGAACCGCGCCTCGCTGTCGGAGATCGGCGGCCAGGGCATCTTCGCGACTCGACTGCGCGAGGCGCTGTTCGCCGGTGAGTGCGACTTCCTCGTGCACTCGCTCAAGGATCTGCCGACGGCGATCCCCGACGGGTTGACGATCGCGGCGACCCCGCCGCGCGTCGACGCCCGTGACGTCGCGATCACGCGGGCTGGCGCACCGCTGCACGAGCTGCGCACCGGCAGCACGGTGGGTACCGGCTCGCCGCGGCGTATCGCGCAGGTGCGCAGGCGTGCACCGCACGCGCAGGTCGTCGACATCCGCGGCAACGTCGACTCGCGTCTGCAGCGCGTGGCCTCGGGAGAACTGGATGCCGTGATCCTGGCGGCTGCGGGGCTCTCGCGCCTCGGCAGCGACTCCCCGCTGCGCCGCGAGGAGCTCGGACTGGCCGAGTGGCCGACCGCGCCAGGGCAGGGAGCGCTGGGCGTCGAGACGCTGGCGGATGCTCCGGCTGAGCTGCTCGAGGCGCTCGCCGCGCTCGATGATCACGACACCCGAATCGCGGTGACGGTCGAGCGTGCCGTTCTCGAGGGTCTGGATGCCGGATGCCAGGCGCCGATGGCCGCGCACGCCGTTCTTTCGGGCGATGAGATCCGCGTCAGGACGGTCGTGTACGCCCCCGAGGGAGGGCGTCGGATCGGGCTCGACGTCACCGAGGTGCTGAACGGGGAGTATATTCGTCGGAACGGCAGTGGCAATGATGCGGATGCTGCCGATGGTGCAGACCCGATGCACGCAGCGCGCGAGCTCGGGTTGACTCTTGCCCGTCGGCTGCTCGAACAGGGGGCGGCTGACCTCGTCTCCCGAGAGCATTCTTCATGACTGATTCGAAGCAGGACCGACCGCTGAGCGGGTGGCGCATTCTCGTGCCCCGCGGCGGACCGTGGGGCGATGGCGTCGCCGCGAGTCTGCGTGCCCAGGGGGCGGTTCCCGTGGTGGCGCCCCTCATCAACTTCGCGCCGACGACCGACCAGGCGGCGCTCGACGTCGCGCTGGCACAGCTCGCCGACGGCGTGTACGACTGGCTGACCGTGACGAGTGCGACGACGGTCGACGTGATGTTCGCTCATCGCGCCGTCGTGCCCCGCAGCACGAAGATCGCGGCGGTGGGCGAGACGACCGCCGCCGCGTTGCAGGCCGTCGGGTATGAGGTCGCCCTCGTGCCCGAGCAGGACAACTCCGCCGAGGGGATGGCGGAGCAGCTCATCGCTCTCGAGACCGAGCCCCGCCGCATCCTCGCCCTGCGCAGCGAGATCGCGAAGCCCGTGCTGAGCGTGCTGCTGCAGGAGGCAGGGCATGACGTCGACAGCGTCGTCGCGTACCGCACGGTGGGGGTGCCGGTCACGGATCGCATCAAGCGCGACGTCGAGAACGGGCGCATCAACGCGATCCTCATCACGAGCGGGTCGGTCGCCGCGCAGGTGCGCGAGCAGTTCCCGGAGATCCCCGACGACACTCTCCTCGCGGCGATCGGACCCCGCACCGCGCGCGATGCCGACAAGGCGGGCCTGCCGATCACGGTCATCGCCGATCGGCAGACGGTGGATGCCCTGATCGAAGCCGTGTCGAGCTTCACGCTTCCGCACGCGGCGGACGAGTTGGCGCCATGAGTTTCCCCGATGTGAGGATGCGTCGGCTGCGTCAGTCGCCGGCGATGCGCGGTCTCGTTCGGGAGACCTCCGTGGAGCCGCGCCAGCTCGTGCTGCCGCTGTTCGTGCGGGAGGGGCTGACCGAGGCGCAGCCGATCGGTTCCATGCCCGGTGTCGCCCAGCACTCGCTCGACTCGCTCCGCGCGGTCGCGACGGAGGCGGCGGAGGCCGGTGTCGGCGGCGTCATGCTGTTCGGCGTGCCGGCGGTCCGCGATGCCCGGGGCTCGGGAGCGGACGACCCGAAGGGCATTCTCAACGTGGCCACGGAGGCGCTGGCCGCCGAGGTGGGCGACGCGCTGGTCGTGCAGACCGATCTCTGCCTGGACGAGTTCACCGATCACGGCCACTGCGGTGTGCTGGCAGCGGACGGCTCCGTCGACAACGACGCGACCCTGGAGCGGTACACGTCGATGGCCCTCTCGCAGGCGCGAGCCGGTTCGCAGCTGCTCGGCCTGTCGGGGATGATGGACGGCCAGGTCGCGGTGATCCGCCATGCTCTCGACGCGGAGGGGTTCACCGACACTCTGCTGCTGGCGTACGCCGCGAAGTACGCGAGCGCGTTCTACGGCCCGTTCCGCGAGGCCGTGGATTCGCAGCTGCGGGGAGACCGGCGCACGTACCAGCTCGATCCCGGCAACCGTCGCGAGGGCGTGCGCGAGGCCGTCGTGGACGAGCAGGAGGGTGCCGACATCGTCATGGTGAAGCCGGCGATGGCCTTCCTCGATGTGCTGCGCGAGGTCCGCGATACCGTCGATGTTCCCGTGTGGGCGTACCAGGTGTCGGGCGAGTACGCGATGATCGAGGCCGCCGCGGCGAACGGGTGGATCGATCGTCGTGCGTCGATCCTCGAGTCGCTGCTGTCGATCCGTCGGGCGGGCGCGGATGCCGTGCTGACGTACTGGGCGACCGAGGCGGCTCGCTGGCTGCGCAGCTGAGCCCGGCGCCCAGCCGCGCGGGCTAGCCTGGAGGATGCCGGTATCCGCCGTGCGACGCCTGAGGAGTGTGCTGTGACCGACCGCAATGACGACCTGTTCTCCGCTGCCCGTGCGGTGATCCCCGGCGGCGTGAACTCGCCGGTGCGGGCGTACGGTTCGGTGGGCGGGACGCCGCGGTTCCTCGCGTCGGCGCGCGGTGCTCGCGTGACGGATGCCGCCGGTGTGGAGTACGTCGACCTCGTGGCGTCGTGGGGCCCCGCACTCCTCGGGCACGCTCACCCGGAGGTCGTCGCGGCCGTGCAGGAGGCCGCGAATCGGGGTCTGTCCTTCGGTGCTCCGACGGAGGGCGAGGTGGAGCTCGCGGAGCTGATCGCCGACCGCGTGCGCGTGGGCGATGCGGCACCGGTCGAACGGGTGCGCCTCGTATCGACGGGCACCGAGGCGACGATGACGGCGATTCGGCTGGCGCGGGGTGCGACCGGCCGGGACCTGCTCGTGAAGTTCGCCGGCCACTATCACGGGCATTCCGACGGACTGCTCGCGGCCGCGGGCTCGGGCGTCGCAACGCTCGCGCTCCCTGGCTCTGCGGGTGTGCCGGCTCCGATCGCCGCCCAGACGCTCGTGATCGACTACAACGACCGCGCGGCGCTGGAGGCGGTCTTCGCCGAGCACGGAGATCGGATCGCCGCCGTCATCGTCGAGGCTGCCGCCGCGAACATGGGAGTCGTGACCCCGGAGCCGGGGTTCAACCGCTTCCTCGCCGACATCGCGCACCAGCACGGCGCGCTGCTGATCCTCGACGAGGTGCTCACCGGATTCCGGGTGCACCCGGCGGGCTACTGGGGCCTGCAGGCGGAAGCGGGCGAGGATTATCGGCCCGACATCATCACGTTCGGCAAGGTCGTCGGAGGCGGAATGCCCCTCGCCGCACTCGGCGGACGGGCCGAGGTCATGGACATGCTCGCCCCGGTCGGTCCGGTCTACCAGGCCGGGACGCTCTCCGGGAACCCGCTGTCGGTGGCCGCGGGTCTCGCGACTCTGCGGCTCGCCACCCCCGACGTCTACGCGACAGTGGATGCCGCGGCGTCGCGCATCGCCAGCGCACTCGATGCGGCGCTGACGGATGCCGGTGTCACGCACGCGATCTCCCACGCCGGCAGCCTGTTCAGCGCGTCGTTCCGTGACGGTGCTCCCCGCGACTACGCGCAGGCGCAGGCGCAGGAGTCCTTCCGGTACGCTCCGTTCTTCCACAGCATGCGCGAACACGGTG is a window from the Microbacterium sp. LWO14-1.2 genome containing:
- a CDS encoding glutamyl-tRNA reductase: MLLCVTASHKTASFELLERLSRTPDDVASTVVDTASCVQGAVVLATCNRFEAYVEMDEPVTAAGAIGVEAVLEAVESATGISTAELDGAYEVHSGRRVAEHLFSVASGLESVVSGEGEIAGQVRRALKAARKEGTTSPELERLFQRASQAQRKVKNVTALGRAGRSLVRLALELADSRIADWSAERVLLVGTGAYAAVTLATLRERGAVDISVYSPSGRAEKFAAKHGIRPVPAADYARTAAHSSLLITCTTATEPVLTPAHLQAPTGAASLGCPVGAHSQLVIDLGMPRNVDPAVASLEGVALLDLETISLHAPLEELQATDAARTVVREAADTFHVVGSRQSVTPSVIALRSHIFSLLDSEIERARARGDEDGRVEQALRHLTGVLLHTPTARAHELAASGRADEFAAALTTLYGIEPVQPAHSSMDDDVATA
- a CDS encoding epoxide hydrolase family protein; the encoded protein is MDNTTLTFRPFTVSVSDTAVADLQDRLARTRLPQSSPTDDWDAGTPNSYLREAIAAWRDFDWAAAERRINDVPHFTTEIDGQTIHFIHVRSPHDGATPILLAHTYPGSAVDYLDLIDELVDPVAHGGRAEDAFDVVIPDAPGYGFSQPLASPGWTTARVAAAYDRLMRGLGYESYGIHGSDNGAMVARELGLRNPDGFLGLHVLQLFSFPSGDPTEFEKLEPQDYAALEHMQWFQSVGGYNAMNASRPQTVSVGLSDSPAGLLAYSELFTSFGNGTSLVPLEKILLEVSVTWFANAASGMSHSYLENARADAAAEGAAPKVNAAPTGVAVFADDFQTIRVFAERDNSNIVHWSRFDEGGHYAALERPAVLAADIRSFFAGLR
- a CDS encoding HhH-GPD-type base excision DNA repair protein, with protein sequence MALHITGDTAADALLTDNPLALLVGMLLDQQVPMETAFAGPLKIEQRTGAADAASIARMDPDEFLEAFRTSPAVHRFPGSMAARVQTLCQDIVDNWGGDAAGLWTHGDPDGAEVLRRLKALPGFGEQKAKIFLALLGKQYGFTGAGWREAAGAYGEDGSFRSVADIVSPESLTKVREHKKAMKAAAKAAKE
- the hemE gene encoding uroporphyrinogen decarboxylase encodes the protein MALSDAPLVRALTGPRPDRTPVWFMRQAGRSLPEYRELRVGTRMLDACLTPELAAEITLQPVRRHGVDAAVFFSDIVIPLRLAGVDVEIEPGRGPVFANPVRTVEDVDRITAIDPASLDGEAVAEAVRIVTAELGETPLIGFAGAPFTLAAYLVEGGPSKEHLRARAMMHADPDAWNRLAGWLARVSRRFLEIQRDAGASVVQLFDSWAGSLSRADYLAFVAPHSRTALEGIGIPTIHFGVGTGPFLADMRLDGIADGVGVDWRMPLDEAAALVGPETSLQGNIDPALLSAPWPVLEGHVRDVVERGRAARGHILNLGHGVPPETDPDQLTRIVELVHSL
- a CDS encoding DUF1801 domain-containing protein, whose product is MKPTGDDVAGLIARAKPAIRRRDAETLTALMQEISGRDPQTWGTVIGFGSCHYRYPTGTEGDSALLGFAPRTAATTIYLFDGAEAHAEALSALGPHTTGASCLYIKDLDAIDLDMLRGILERSLAWMEAGGSPEAQITVTG
- the hemG gene encoding protoporphyrinogen oxidase; this translates as MSHEPAPSDQTPHPDPAELAERASHRHVVVIGGGVGGLIAARECVKVGMRVTVLEAADAVGGAIRRAELDGVVLDAGAESYATRGGHVRALVTELGLADRIVRPAAGGAWVSGIPGVGAAPLPAGGILGIPSNPFQEDVRRVIGWSGVWRAYLDRVRPPLTIGHSHSLGKLVASRMGAKVRDRLVAPVTTGVYSASPDDVDVDAAAPGLNAALTSVGSLSGAVQALRDEGAAKAAKAQTPGAAVEGLVGGMSVLSDALVADIEKLGGVVRTGIRVTDVSRDGDAWTVRTDADADEHADLAELTADGVVVATSESVARELLVAAAPALAATETATAPEIEIVTLLLRAPSLRGAPRGTGVLTVPGSHTAKALTHSTAKWEWVREAAGDRHVVRVSFGAQGEPAATSALDDDGAARLALREAAALLGLPLRDEDLVAAHRSRFVQSQPASIIGSAERRDAARTAVQAVPGLAAVGAWLAGTGLAQVVPDAVDEADRLRRALLWD
- a CDS encoding response regulator; this encodes MLVSPDLIGIIVSLAAFCTTVLGGLHRMLARQTASLEGRFERIEERFEKIDERFEKIDARFVHLEEKFDDRFVRIEEELSQVKVAIARLEGPLPRLQRL
- a CDS encoding phage holin family protein, producing the protein MARGYRDRAEDSLLSLIGDLPELIGNLVKAEIDAAKVWISKTAKDAGIGSVWFLVALFFLFWAVPVILVFAIAGLSSWWPVWLSALAVLGILILAVLFFALLGILKFRKVLRRQNPAQAVGDDIRIVKEAGDDEL